The proteins below are encoded in one region of Lepisosteus oculatus isolate fLepOcu1 chromosome 10, fLepOcu1.hap2, whole genome shotgun sequence:
- the enpp2 gene encoding autotaxin isoform X5: MRKRNIVMKQVLCVFSLVLGANVGLGYVYSRQRRSGEWDEGPPDPESTLSDSPWVSTSGSCKGRCFELQEAEPPGCRCDNLCKTYNSCCTDFDDLCLRTAQGFECSKERCGETRNEENACHCSEDCLAKGDCCTNYKALCKGETPWVQDECEEIKTPECPAGFVRPPLILVSVDGFRASYMKKGNTVIPNIDKLRTCGTHAPYMRPMYPTKTYPNLYTLATGLYPESHGIIGNSMHDPVFDANFNFRGREKLNHRWWGGQPIWITSVKQGVKAGTFFWPVVIPLERRVLTILHWLHLPDNERPYVYAFHSEQPDIFGHRLGPLSSELNNPLKEIDRVVGQLMDGLKQMKLHRCVNVILVGDHGMEEANCDRTEFLSSYLPNVDDIILIPGSLGRIRSRSPNNSKYDPKAIVANLTCKKADQHFKPYLKQHLPKRLHYANNRRIEDIHLLVERKWHVARKPAEGKKHPGKCAFYGDHGYDNKINSMQTIFLAYGPTFKYKTKVPPFENIELYNVMCDLLGLKPAPNNGTHGSLNHLLKNPPFKPTMPEEVAKPSHLTPASSVTDDLGCTCDLKNKGDELNQRLLSKGSDDGKHLLYGRPAVLFRTKYSILHHSDYVSGYSEALSMALWASYTVPKQTDALQFPESLCSDVRPDIRIPAANSQSCSGYKADKQISYGFLFPPQLASSPEARYDALLITNTVPMYPAFKKIWNHFQKTLVKRYASERNGVNVISGPIFDYDYDGLRDAAEKLKQYVSGAMAIPTHFYSIITSCLDYTQAVDKCDGPLSVFSFIFPHRPDNDESCNSSEDESKWVEDLMKMHTARVRDIEILTGLDFYRKTSRSYIEILSLKTYLHTYESEI, translated from the exons ATGCGAAAACGCAATATTGTCATGAAACAG gtACTGTGTGTCTTCTCCCTTGTTCTTGGAGCCAACGTTGGTCTGGGATATGTTTATAGTCGCCAGCGACGATCGGGGGAATGGGATGAGGGACCACCAGACCCCGAATCTA CTCTTTCAGATTCCCCGTGGGTAAGCACCTCGGGATCATGCAAAGGAAGATGCTTTGAACTACAAGAAGCTGAACCTCCTGGCTGCCGCTGTGACAACTTATGCAAAACCTACAACAGCTGTTGCACTGATTTTGATGATCTTTGCTTAAGGACAG CTCAAGGCTTTGAATGCAGTAAAGAGCGCTGTGGAGAGACGCGCAATGAAGAAAACGCCTGTCATTGCTCTGAGGACTGCCTGGCCAAAGGCGACTGCTGCACCAACTACAAAGCACTTTGCAAAG GGGAAACTCCATGGGTGCAGGATGAATGCGAGGAGATCAAAACCCCAGAATGTCCTGCCGG TTTTGTTCGTCCTCCTCTGATCCTGGTCTCTGTGGACGGCTTCCGAGCCTCTTATATGAAGAAGGGAAACACCGTCATCCCCAACATCGATAAACTGA gaacATGTGGTACTCATGCGCCCTATATGAGACCAATGTATCCCACAAAAACCTATCCCAACTTATATACTCTTGCAACG GGCCTTTATCCTGAATCCCATGGAATTATTGGCAACTCCATGCATGACCCTGTGTTTGATGCCAACTTTAACTTTAGAGGTCGAGAGAAACTGAATCATCGCTGGTGGGGAGGTCAACCA ATCTGGATCACTTCAGTCAAGCAAGGGGTAAAGGCTGGCACTTTCTTCTGGCCTGT AGTAATTCCTTTGGAACGGAGAGTACTGACTATTCTGCACTGGCTCCACCTTCCTGATAATGAAAG GCCATATGTCTATGCTTTCCACTCTGAGCAACCAGATATCTTTGGCCACAGACTCGGACCTTTAAGCAGTGAG TTGAATAACCCTCTGAAAGAGATTGACAGAGTTGTTGGGCAGCTGATGGACGGCTTGAAGCAGATGAAACTGCACCGCTGTGTCAATGTTATCCTCGTTGGAGATCACG gAATGGAAGAAGCCAATTGCGACAGAACTGAATTCTTAAGTTCTTACCTCCCTAATGTGGATGATATTATTTTGATACCAGGATCTTTAGGCAGAATTCGCTCAAGATCACCCAACAATTCCAAAT atgaCCCTAAAGCAATTGTAGCTAATCTAACG TGTAAGAAAGCAGACCAGCACTTTAAGCCTTACCTGAAGCAGCACCTCCCTAAGCGCTTACACTACGCCAATAATCGAAGAATTGAAGACATCCATTTGCTTGTGGAAAGGAAGTGGCATGTTGCAAG GAAACCTGCTGAAGGAaagaagcaccctgggaaatgtgCTTTCTATGGAGACCATGGCTATGACAACAAGATCAACAGCATGCAG acCATCTTTTTGGCCTATGGACCTACATTTAAATACAAGACAAAGGTTCCACCATTTGAAAACATTGAACTCTACAATGTCATGTGTG acCTTCTGGGTTTGAAGCCTGCTCCCAACAATGGGACCCATGGGAGTCTGAACCATCTCTTGAAAAATCCCCCATTTAAACCCACCATGCCAGAAGAAGTAGCCAAGCCTTCACATCTGACGCCTGCTTCCTCAGTAACGGATGACTTGGGGTGCACTTGTGATCTGAAG AACAAAGGAGATGAACTGAACCAACGCCTGCTAAGCAAAGGATCAGACG ATGGCAAACATCTCCTATATGGTCGACCTGCTGTGCTTTTCCGTACAAAATACAGCATTCTTCACCACAGCGACTATGTCAGCGGTTATAGTGAAGCCTTATCCATGGCTCTGTGGGCATCATACACAGTCCCTAAGCAG acggATGCATTACAGTTTCCGGAGTCGCTGTGCAGCGACGTGAGGCCTGATATTCGCATCCCGGCAGCCAACAGTCAGTCCTGCTCTGGATACAAGGCGGATAAACAGATATCCTATGGATTCCTCTTCCCTCCAC AACTGGCTTCCTCACCTGAAGCAAGATATGATGCACTCCTCATTACAAATACTGTTCCAATGTACCCTGCCTTTAAAA AGATCTGGAACCACTTCCAGAAGACGCTTGTGAAACGCTACGCAAGCGAGAGAAATGGAGTGAATGTCATAAGTGGCCCAATCTTTGACTATGACTACGATGGCCTCCGTGACGCAGCAGAAAAGCTGAAGCA GTATGTGAGTGGAGCAATGGCCATTCCTACTCACTTTTACAGTATCATTACCAGCTGTCTGGACTACACCCAGGCAGTGGATAAGTGTGATGGCCCTCTCAGCGTCTTCTCCTTCATTTTTCCACACAGACCTGATAACGATGAAAGCTGTAAC agcTCTGAAGACGAATCAAAGTGGGTTGAAGATCTCATGAAGATGCACACTGCACGTGTGAGAGATATCGAAATTCTGACAGGGCTGGACTTTTATCGCAAGACTAGCAGAAGTTACATAGAAATTCTTTCCTTAAAAACTTACTTACATACATACGAGAGTGAGAtataa